Proteins from a single region of Catenulispora acidiphila DSM 44928:
- a CDS encoding glycoside hydrolase family 35 protein → MAHERVLTIDGGRFLRGGREHRIVSAAIHYFRIHPDLWRDRLQRLRAMGCNTVECYIAWNFHQPTPAAPRFDGWRDVAGFVRLAGELGFDVIARPGPYICAEWDFGGLPAWLLADENVRLRTTDPVYLAAVDAWFDELIPVLAELQATRGGPVVAVQIENEYGSFGADPDYLDHLRKGLIERGVDTLLFTSDGPQELMLAGGTVPDVLATVNFGSRADEAFATLRRVRPDDPPVCMEFWNGWFDHFGEPHHTRSAQDAARSLDEILAAGGSVNFYMGHGGTNFGFWAGANHSGVGTGDPGYQPTITSYDYDAPVGEAGELTPKFHLFREVVGRYVELPDAQPPAPLPRLMPQTVAAPRIAALRDRLDLLATDPIHHPTPQPIEKLGHGFGLVHYRRRLDGPARTHTLRIEGVRDRAQVFADGKLLGMVERDIPERTLDLQIPDEGLDLELLVEPLGRVNYGPHLADRKGLIGGVRLDHQFQFGWEHRVLPLDDPTGALALENQEAVTANQTAGPAFHRAAITVREPADGFLAVPSTARSLVWLNGFLLGRLWDRGPQVTLYAPAPLWRAGANEIVVLALEPDAGTQSPDAQSPSAPSPDAQGLEIELRGEPDLGPLATPSTHADY, encoded by the coding sequence GTGGCCCACGAACGCGTACTGACCATCGACGGCGGCCGGTTCCTGCGGGGCGGGCGGGAGCACCGGATCGTCTCCGCGGCGATCCACTACTTCCGGATCCATCCGGACCTGTGGCGCGACCGGCTGCAGCGGTTGCGCGCCATGGGCTGCAACACCGTCGAGTGCTACATCGCCTGGAACTTCCATCAGCCGACGCCGGCGGCGCCGCGGTTCGACGGCTGGCGGGACGTCGCCGGATTCGTGCGGCTGGCAGGGGAACTCGGCTTCGATGTGATCGCGCGTCCCGGCCCTTATATCTGTGCGGAGTGGGACTTCGGCGGGCTGCCGGCGTGGCTGCTGGCCGATGAGAACGTGCGGCTGCGCACCACCGATCCGGTCTATCTGGCCGCCGTGGACGCGTGGTTCGACGAGCTGATCCCGGTCCTGGCCGAGCTCCAGGCGACGCGCGGCGGACCGGTCGTGGCGGTGCAGATCGAGAACGAGTACGGCAGCTTCGGCGCCGATCCCGACTACCTCGACCACCTTCGCAAGGGTCTGATCGAGCGCGGCGTGGACACTTTGCTGTTCACCTCCGACGGCCCGCAGGAGCTGATGCTGGCCGGCGGCACGGTCCCGGACGTGCTGGCCACCGTGAACTTCGGCTCGCGCGCCGACGAGGCGTTCGCGACGCTGCGCCGCGTCCGCCCGGACGACCCGCCGGTGTGCATGGAGTTCTGGAACGGCTGGTTCGATCACTTCGGCGAGCCACACCACACCCGCAGCGCGCAGGACGCCGCACGCTCCCTCGACGAGATCCTCGCCGCCGGCGGCTCGGTCAACTTCTACATGGGGCACGGCGGCACCAACTTCGGGTTCTGGGCGGGCGCCAACCATTCCGGCGTGGGCACCGGCGATCCCGGATATCAGCCCACGATCACCAGCTACGACTACGACGCGCCGGTCGGCGAGGCCGGCGAGCTGACGCCGAAGTTCCACCTGTTCCGCGAGGTCGTCGGGCGATACGTCGAACTGCCCGATGCTCAGCCTCCCGCTCCCCTGCCCCGTTTGATGCCGCAAACCGTTGCCGCGCCTCGGATCGCGGCGCTGCGAGACCGCCTGGACCTGCTGGCGACGGACCCGATCCACCACCCGACGCCGCAACCGATCGAGAAGCTCGGGCACGGCTTCGGGCTCGTCCACTACCGCCGCCGCCTCGACGGTCCCGCTCGTACCCACACGCTGCGGATCGAGGGTGTCCGCGACCGCGCGCAGGTCTTCGCGGACGGAAAGCTGCTCGGGATGGTAGAGCGTGACATACCCGAGCGGACGCTGGATCTCCAGATCCCGGATGAGGGCCTGGATCTGGAGCTCCTCGTCGAGCCGCTGGGCCGGGTGAACTACGGCCCGCATCTGGCCGATCGCAAGGGCCTGATCGGCGGCGTGCGGCTGGACCACCAGTTCCAGTTCGGATGGGAGCACCGGGTGCTGCCGCTGGACGATCCGACAGGTGCGTTGGCGCTGGAGAATCAGGAGGCTGTAACGGCGAACCAGACTGCCGGTCCCGCTTTCCACCGCGCCGCGATCACCGTCCGCGAGCCCGCCGACGGCTTCCTCGCCGTCCCCTCCACGGCGCGAAGTCTGGTCTGGCTCAACGGATTCCTGCTCGGACGGCTGTGGGACCGGGGACCGCAGGTCACGCTCTACGCCCCGGCGCCGCTGTGGCGCGCCGGCGCGAACGAGATCGTGGTGCTGGCGCTGGAGCCGGATGCCGGTACGCAGAGCCCTGATGCGCAGAGCCCCAGTGCACCGAGCCCTGATGCACAGGGCCTGGAGATCGAGCTGCGCGGCGAGCCGGATCTCGGCCCGCTCGCGACGCCCTCCACCCACGCGGACTACTGA
- a CDS encoding ABC transporter permease gives MSTMAAPSQTSVTAHVSGEPKPRFRDLCRMEWIKVASLRSTWFVLLVAAAATIFINLNGVRSNLQYLDRSLASPDEVIANGYHWHFVYDPLFRSLSRLAVQLMMLGAAAIGALTMFGEFSTGQVRTTFAAVPKRGSVVAAKITVLSVITTVLAFAVALISFLGGQAMVASRHVGVSITDHNAQIAIAAYTLVVPVCALVGMLFGAVIRNATASIVAVVAFLFLLPAFFGGDKYRWVKEVSHLFPGDAEDTLTFWHKDPNQSLGKWPASDMHAWLVYAGWAVISIVVALVVVKKRDA, from the coding sequence ATGAGCACCATGGCCGCACCGTCGCAGACCTCTGTCACCGCGCACGTCTCCGGCGAGCCGAAGCCGCGCTTCCGCGATCTGTGCCGGATGGAGTGGATCAAGGTCGCCTCGCTGCGCTCCACCTGGTTCGTGCTGCTGGTGGCGGCGGCCGCGACCATCTTCATCAATCTGAACGGGGTCCGCTCCAACCTGCAGTACCTGGACCGGAGCCTGGCCAGCCCCGACGAGGTCATCGCGAACGGGTACCACTGGCACTTCGTCTACGACCCGCTGTTCCGTTCCCTGTCGCGCCTCGCGGTGCAGCTGATGATGCTCGGCGCGGCAGCCATCGGCGCGCTGACGATGTTCGGCGAGTTCTCCACCGGACAGGTCCGCACCACCTTCGCCGCCGTCCCGAAGCGCGGGAGCGTGGTCGCGGCGAAGATCACGGTGCTGTCGGTGATCACCACGGTCCTGGCGTTCGCGGTCGCGCTGATCTCCTTCCTCGGCGGCCAGGCGATGGTCGCCAGCCGGCACGTCGGGGTGTCGATCACCGACCACAACGCCCAGATCGCCATCGCGGCCTACACGCTGGTGGTCCCGGTGTGCGCGCTGGTCGGCATGCTGTTCGGCGCTGTGATCCGCAACGCGACGGCGTCGATCGTGGCCGTGGTCGCCTTCCTGTTCCTGCTGCCGGCCTTCTTCGGCGGCGACAAGTACCGCTGGGTGAAGGAGGTCAGCCACCTGTTCCCGGGCGACGCCGAGGACACTCTGACGTTCTGGCACAAGGACCCGAACCAGAGCCTGGGGAAGTGGCCGGCCAGCGATATGCACGCGTGGCTGGTGTACGCCGGCTGGGCCGTGATCTCGATCGTGGTGGCGCTGGTGGTCGTGAAGAAGCGGGACGCCTGA
- a CDS encoding ATP-binding cassette domain-containing protein yields MIELTDLTKRYGDKTAVDHLTVTVRSGTVTGFLGPNGSGKSTTLRMILGLNAPTSGTVTIDGRRFIDRPRGLRHVGALLDAQDIHGGRSAVAHLKSLAVSNRIPLRRVGEVLDEVGLAEAGRKRIGGYSLGMKQRLGIAGALLGDPPVLLFDEPLNGLDPEGVRWVREMFQRLAKEGRTVFVSSHLMSEMEHTAERLVVIGRGALIADETLADFSRRGSKAAVLVRAPEAAALAAILTAEGAEVEDAATAAGGLTVLGLTAARIGELAWRNDIMLAELATQNASLEKAFMELTADAVEYAAGEAR; encoded by the coding sequence ATGATCGAGCTGACCGACCTCACCAAGCGCTACGGCGACAAGACGGCCGTGGACCACCTGACCGTGACCGTCCGATCCGGGACGGTGACCGGCTTCCTGGGCCCGAACGGCTCGGGCAAGTCCACCACGCTGCGCATGATCCTCGGTCTGAACGCGCCGACCTCCGGCACGGTCACCATCGACGGCAGGCGCTTCATCGACCGGCCGCGCGGGCTGCGCCACGTCGGCGCGCTGCTGGACGCACAGGACATCCACGGCGGGCGTTCGGCCGTGGCGCACCTGAAATCGCTGGCCGTCAGCAACCGGATCCCGCTGCGCCGGGTCGGCGAGGTGCTGGACGAGGTCGGGCTCGCCGAGGCCGGCCGCAAACGGATCGGCGGCTACTCCCTGGGCATGAAGCAGCGCCTGGGCATCGCCGGCGCGCTGCTCGGCGACCCGCCGGTGCTGCTGTTCGACGAGCCGTTGAACGGTCTGGACCCCGAAGGTGTGCGCTGGGTGCGCGAGATGTTCCAGCGGCTGGCCAAGGAGGGGCGGACGGTGTTCGTCTCCAGCCACCTGATGTCCGAGATGGAGCACACCGCCGAGCGGCTGGTGGTGATCGGGCGCGGCGCGCTGATCGCCGACGAGACCCTGGCCGACTTCTCGCGCCGTGGTTCGAAGGCCGCCGTCCTGGTGCGGGCGCCGGAGGCGGCCGCGCTGGCGGCGATCCTGACCGCCGAGGGCGCCGAGGTCGAAGACGCCGCCACCGCGGCCGGCGGGCTGACCGTCCTGGGCCTGACCGCCGCCCGGATCGGCGAGCTGGCCTGGCGCAACGACATCATGCTGGCCGAGCTCGCCACGCAGAACGCCTCGCTGGAGAAGGCGTTCATGGAACTGACCGCCGACGCCGTCGAATACGCCGCAGGAGAAGCCCGATGA
- a CDS encoding sensor histidine kinase has protein sequence MEKRQRGLWLSDGLLVVVYLVLVALVTPALREFHTITDYPNGWYTPLGEQIIPPGGSVTQSTYRANNWQQLEPTIFTMILVPMLRRRPLVFASAVCVGQGLVGSVHASGDTRYELLLAAVACLVSVALAWPRRTSLKAAALILAGAVFSMTAFPPGSSEMMQTHVVVVTLLTLVAWLIGSSIRERRAGAVRQRADAAAQAVANERLRIARELHDMIAHSIGIIAIQAGMGNRVIGTQPAEAQKALHAIEETSRDTLSQLRRTLTALRHGENAETPTDPAPGLADLDKLVASTKHAGVLAIVERIGIPRPLPGEIDLAAYRIVQESVTNVVRHSGARTCRVRIEYQDSAVAIAVSDDGHGVLGSGGTGFGLVGMRERVTLVHGAFEAGPRPGGGFRVSATLPVPGGFETTYGGAKTNADTGTGTGTGTGTDPDPRADTAPDPNPAVAS, from the coding sequence GTGGAGAAGAGACAACGCGGCCTGTGGCTGTCGGACGGCCTGCTGGTGGTCGTCTACCTCGTGCTGGTCGCGCTGGTCACGCCGGCGCTGCGCGAGTTCCACACGATCACGGACTATCCGAACGGTTGGTACACCCCGCTGGGCGAGCAGATCATCCCGCCGGGCGGGTCGGTGACCCAGTCGACCTACCGCGCCAACAACTGGCAGCAGCTCGAGCCGACGATCTTCACGATGATCCTGGTGCCGATGCTGCGGCGCCGGCCGCTGGTCTTCGCCAGCGCCGTCTGTGTCGGCCAGGGCCTGGTCGGCTCTGTGCACGCCTCAGGCGACACCCGGTACGAGTTGCTCCTGGCGGCCGTCGCCTGCCTGGTGTCCGTCGCGCTGGCCTGGCCGCGGCGCACGTCGCTGAAGGCCGCGGCGCTCATCCTGGCCGGCGCCGTGTTCTCGATGACTGCTTTCCCTCCCGGGTCCTCGGAGATGATGCAGACGCACGTCGTCGTAGTCACCCTGCTGACCCTGGTGGCCTGGCTGATCGGCAGCTCGATCCGCGAGCGCCGGGCCGGCGCGGTCCGGCAGCGCGCCGACGCCGCGGCGCAGGCGGTGGCGAACGAGCGCCTGCGCATCGCCCGGGAGCTGCACGACATGATCGCGCACAGCATCGGCATCATCGCCATCCAGGCCGGTATGGGGAACCGCGTCATCGGCACGCAGCCCGCCGAGGCGCAGAAGGCGCTGCACGCGATCGAGGAGACCAGCCGGGACACGCTGTCCCAGTTGCGCCGGACCCTCACCGCGCTGCGCCACGGGGAGAACGCCGAGACCCCGACCGACCCGGCGCCGGGCTTGGCCGACCTGGACAAGCTCGTCGCCTCGACGAAGCACGCGGGAGTCCTGGCGATCGTCGAGAGGATCGGCATCCCGCGGCCGCTGCCCGGCGAGATCGACCTGGCGGCCTACCGCATCGTGCAGGAGTCGGTGACGAACGTGGTCCGCCACTCCGGCGCCAGGACCTGCCGGGTCCGCATCGAGTACCAGGACAGCGCGGTGGCGATCGCCGTCTCCGACGACGGCCACGGCGTCCTGGGCTCCGGCGGCACCGGCTTCGGCCTGGTCGGCATGCGCGAGCGGGTGACGCTGGTCCACGGCGCCTTCGAGGCCGGTCCGCGCCCCGGCGGCGGGTTCCGGGTGTCCGCGACGCTGCCGGTACCGGGCGGGTTCGAGACCACCTACGGTGGGGCGAAGACGAACGCTGACACCGGCACTGGCACTGGCACTGGCACTGGCACCGACCCCGATCCCCGCGCGGACACCGCGCCTGACCCGAACCCGGCGGTGGCCTCGTGA
- a CDS encoding response regulator: MTHDPISAPTTGPHHQRATIRVILADDQPLIRSGLRVLINDAPDIEVVGEAGTGAEAVRLAAAHTPDVAVMDIRMPEMDGIEATRRITESSDTTRVVMLTTFDDDEYVYAALRAGASGFLVKDMALDSILDAVRVTASGDAIIAPSVTRKLIAEFAIRPDPGATAPRRGDKALLDGVTDREREVLTLVGRGLSNGEIAEELFISAATAKAHVARLFTKLGARDRVQLVITAYEAGLVAPSR, encoded by the coding sequence GTGACCCACGACCCGATCAGCGCCCCGACCACCGGACCGCACCACCAGCGCGCCACGATCCGCGTGATCCTCGCCGACGACCAGCCGCTGATCCGCAGCGGCCTGCGGGTCCTGATCAACGACGCGCCCGACATCGAGGTCGTCGGCGAGGCCGGCACCGGCGCCGAGGCGGTCCGCCTGGCCGCCGCGCACACCCCGGACGTGGCGGTGATGGACATCCGCATGCCGGAGATGGACGGCATCGAGGCCACCCGCCGCATCACCGAGTCCTCCGACACCACCCGCGTGGTCATGCTCACCACCTTCGACGACGACGAGTACGTCTACGCGGCACTCCGCGCCGGCGCGAGCGGCTTCCTGGTCAAGGACATGGCCCTGGACTCGATCCTGGACGCCGTCCGCGTCACCGCCTCCGGCGACGCGATCATCGCCCCGAGCGTCACCCGCAAACTGATCGCCGAGTTCGCCATCCGCCCCGATCCCGGCGCCACCGCCCCCCGCCGAGGCGACAAGGCCCTCCTCGACGGCGTGACCGACCGCGAGCGCGAAGTCCTGACCCTCGTCGGCCGAGGCCTGTCCAACGGCGAGATCGCCGAAGAACTCTTCATCAGCGCCGCCACCGCCAAAGCCCACGTGGCCCGCCTGTTCACCAAGCTCGGCGCCCGCGACCGCGTGCAACTGGTCATCACGGCGTACGAGGCGGGGCTGGTGGCGCCATCGCGGTGA
- a CDS encoding ricin-type beta-trefoil lectin domain protein, translated as MSPAARQRTALAATLTLLLSILTTWAVASPPAHAATSTTVTVDGGSAGRTFDGIGAISGGGGNSRLLVDYPEPERTQILDYLFKPGYGASLQILKIEIGGDTNSTDGAEASHEHSRGVVDCNQGYEWWLAEQAKARNPNIKIYGLAWGAPGWINGGFWSTDTINYLMDWFGCAAKHNLPVDYLGGWNERDYNAAWYENLKSALVSHGYGATKVVGADSGWGVADTMTSDSSFNNAVDIVGVHYPCGYGSAFTSCTSTSNAVNLNKPLWASENGSESTDGSSTFGAPSIARALNRDYIDGKMTAYINWPLVSAIYPNLHYADQGLGIANQPWSGNYYIGKTTWVMAQTSQFTAPGWKYLDSGSGFLGGNRANGSYVSLKSSNGRDYSTVVETMDATAAQTMTVKVAGGLSSGAVHVWQTNVNSGSSSDWFVHSGDVTPSGGSYTVTLQPGYVYTFTTTTGQGKGVTSPPAASAMPLPYTNTFNTAATTTSPLYFSDMNGAFQTAPCDAGRAGTCLRQMAAYQPIRWTGESYDAPYTLIGDQTWSNYTVKTDALFEQAGSVELIGRANLQGTNNNGLNAYHLRVGNSGAWSIVKSDNAWNFTTLASGTIASLGLNTWHTVAFQLNGSTLTASVDGKTVGSVNDSTWTNGQAGLGVTGYQTEEFSNFSITPGSSQVVHQGPVTSAQAGKCVDDNAGSTADGTHVQMYDCNNSAAQNWFWANGYLQLNGASGKCVDVTGNGSANGTLVELWDCNGGANQQWAPQANGELVGVGSGKCLDDPGFNTANSTQLEIWDCNGGANQRWTVP; from the coding sequence ATGTCCCCCGCAGCTAGACAACGCACCGCGCTCGCCGCCACCCTCACCCTCCTCCTCAGCATCCTGACCACCTGGGCCGTCGCCTCCCCGCCGGCCCACGCGGCCACGTCCACCACCGTCACGGTCGACGGCGGCTCCGCCGGCCGCACCTTCGACGGCATCGGGGCGATCAGCGGCGGCGGAGGGAACTCCCGCCTGCTGGTCGACTATCCCGAGCCCGAACGCACCCAGATCCTGGACTACCTGTTCAAGCCCGGGTACGGCGCCTCGCTGCAGATCCTGAAGATCGAGATCGGCGGCGACACCAACTCCACCGACGGCGCCGAGGCCTCGCACGAGCACAGCCGCGGCGTCGTGGACTGCAACCAGGGCTACGAATGGTGGCTCGCCGAGCAGGCCAAGGCGCGGAACCCGAACATCAAGATCTACGGTCTGGCCTGGGGTGCCCCGGGCTGGATCAACGGCGGCTTCTGGTCCACCGACACCATCAACTATCTGATGGACTGGTTCGGCTGCGCCGCGAAGCACAATCTGCCCGTCGACTACCTCGGCGGCTGGAACGAGCGCGACTACAACGCCGCTTGGTACGAGAACCTCAAGAGCGCGCTGGTCTCGCACGGCTACGGCGCCACCAAGGTGGTCGGAGCCGACAGCGGCTGGGGCGTCGCCGACACGATGACCTCGGACTCCTCGTTCAACAACGCGGTGGACATCGTCGGCGTCCACTATCCCTGCGGCTACGGCAGTGCCTTCACGTCGTGCACCAGCACCTCCAACGCGGTGAATCTCAACAAACCGCTGTGGGCCAGCGAGAACGGCTCGGAGTCGACCGACGGCAGCTCGACGTTCGGCGCCCCGAGTATCGCCCGCGCCCTCAACCGCGACTACATCGACGGCAAGATGACCGCGTACATCAACTGGCCGCTGGTGTCCGCGATCTACCCGAACCTGCACTACGCCGACCAGGGACTGGGGATCGCGAACCAGCCGTGGTCCGGCAACTACTACATAGGCAAGACCACCTGGGTCATGGCGCAGACCTCGCAGTTCACCGCGCCGGGATGGAAGTACCTTGATTCCGGCAGCGGATTCCTCGGCGGGAACCGCGCCAACGGCAGCTACGTGTCGCTGAAGTCGTCGAACGGCCGCGACTACAGCACCGTCGTGGAGACCATGGACGCCACCGCCGCGCAGACGATGACGGTGAAGGTCGCCGGCGGTCTGTCGAGCGGGGCGGTGCACGTGTGGCAGACCAACGTGAACTCCGGCAGCTCCTCCGACTGGTTCGTGCACAGTGGAGACGTCACGCCGTCCGGCGGGTCCTACACGGTGACCCTGCAGCCCGGCTACGTCTACACGTTCACCACGACCACCGGGCAGGGCAAGGGCGTCACGTCGCCGCCTGCCGCCTCGGCGATGCCGCTGCCGTATACGAACACCTTCAACACCGCGGCCACGACCACCTCCCCGCTGTACTTCTCGGACATGAACGGCGCCTTCCAGACCGCGCCGTGCGACGCCGGGCGGGCCGGGACGTGCCTGCGTCAGATGGCGGCGTACCAGCCGATCCGCTGGACCGGCGAGTCCTATGACGCGCCGTACACGCTGATCGGCGATCAGACGTGGTCGAACTACACGGTCAAGACCGATGCGTTGTTCGAGCAGGCCGGCAGCGTCGAGCTGATCGGTCGGGCGAACTTGCAGGGCACGAACAACAACGGGCTGAATGCCTACCACCTCCGGGTCGGCAACTCCGGCGCGTGGTCGATCGTCAAGAGCGACAACGCGTGGAACTTCACGACGCTGGCCAGCGGGACGATCGCCTCGCTCGGTCTGAACACCTGGCACACGGTCGCCTTCCAGCTGAACGGCTCGACGCTGACCGCGTCCGTGGACGGCAAGACCGTCGGCAGCGTCAACGACAGCACCTGGACGAACGGCCAGGCGGGTCTGGGCGTCACCGGCTACCAGACGGAGGAGTTCTCGAACTTCTCCATCACGCCGGGCTCCTCGCAGGTCGTGCACCAGGGTCCGGTCACCTCGGCGCAGGCGGGCAAGTGCGTGGACGACAACGCCGGCTCCACGGCCGACGGCACGCACGTCCAGATGTACGACTGCAACAACAGCGCGGCGCAGAACTGGTTCTGGGCCAACGGTTATCTCCAACTCAACGGAGCCAGCGGCAAGTGCGTGGACGTGACCGGCAACGGCTCGGCGAACGGCACGCTGGTGGAGCTGTGGGACTGCAACGGCGGCGCGAACCAGCAGTGGGCGCCGCAGGCGAACGGCGAGCTGGTGGGCGTCGGGTCCGGCAAGTGTCTGGACGATCCGGGGTTCAATACCGCCAACTCCACGCAGCTGGAGATCTGGGACTGCAACGGCGGCGCCAACCAGCGATGGACGGTGCCATAA
- a CDS encoding winged helix DNA-binding domain-containing protein, with protein MNSRVVNDGERRARLASRHLLAPGRRAATPEAVVDALVALHSTDAATVYLSALARLEKPDTADVERALYDDRTLVRMHGMRQTLFVVPADLAPVVQASTTREMWGKERGLLLKNAVAAGLDAAWLERVEAETVAEVKRRGSATGAELGKAVAGLRDQVLYGKGTKWEAWQPASGRVLRVLGFDGAVVRGRPVGSWLSSQHRWEPGAGHAEIAVADAQAELARRWLRAFGPATEADLKWWTGWKVTDARKALKAVNAVQVAVGTGVGWVLPDDLDEVAAPEPWAALLPGLDPTAMGWQAREWYLAEEIRPPLFDRAGNVGPTVWWNGEVVGGWAQRADGTVATRLLRDVGSEAEKAIAVETERCQTALGEHRVTPRFRTPLEREISEG; from the coding sequence GTGAATTCACGCGTGGTGAACGACGGGGAACGCCGGGCACGGCTGGCGTCGCGACATCTGTTGGCTCCCGGACGCAGGGCGGCGACACCGGAGGCGGTGGTCGACGCGCTCGTCGCGCTGCACTCCACCGACGCCGCGACGGTCTACCTCTCGGCGCTGGCCCGGCTGGAGAAGCCGGACACCGCCGACGTCGAGCGCGCGCTCTACGACGACCGGACACTGGTCCGCATGCACGGCATGCGGCAGACGCTGTTCGTGGTCCCGGCTGATCTGGCTCCGGTGGTGCAGGCTTCGACGACGCGTGAGATGTGGGGCAAGGAACGCGGTCTGCTGCTGAAGAACGCCGTGGCCGCCGGGCTGGATGCCGCTTGGCTGGAGCGCGTCGAGGCGGAGACGGTCGCCGAGGTCAAGCGGCGCGGATCGGCGACCGGCGCTGAGCTGGGCAAGGCGGTGGCTGGGCTGCGGGACCAGGTGCTGTACGGCAAGGGCACCAAGTGGGAGGCCTGGCAGCCGGCCTCGGGGCGCGTGCTGCGCGTGCTCGGCTTCGACGGCGCCGTGGTGCGCGGGCGTCCGGTCGGCTCGTGGCTGTCCAGCCAGCACCGGTGGGAGCCGGGCGCCGGACACGCGGAGATCGCGGTCGCGGACGCCCAGGCGGAGCTGGCACGCCGCTGGCTGCGGGCGTTCGGTCCGGCGACCGAGGCGGATCTGAAGTGGTGGACCGGCTGGAAGGTGACCGACGCCCGCAAGGCGTTGAAGGCGGTCAACGCGGTGCAGGTAGCTGTCGGCACCGGTGTCGGCTGGGTGCTGCCGGACGACCTGGACGAGGTCGCGGCGCCCGAGCCGTGGGCTGCCCTCCTGCCCGGGCTCGACCCGACGGCGATGGGCTGGCAGGCGCGCGAGTGGTACCTCGCTGAGGAGATCCGGCCGCCGCTGTTCGACCGCGCGGGGAACGTGGGACCGACGGTGTGGTGGAACGGCGAGGTCGTCGGCGGCTGGGCGCAGCGTGCTGACGGGACCGTGGCGACGAGGCTGCTGCGGGACGTCGGGAGCGAGGCGGAGAAGGCGATCGCGGTGGAGACCGAGCGGTGTCAGACGGCGCTGGGGGAGCACCGGGTGACGCCGCGGTTCCGGACGCCGCTGGAGCGCGAGATCTCCGAGGGCTGA
- a CDS encoding SCO4848 family membrane protein: protein MRLGRVASWFLVAFGVWSVIIWPRFMEAIWDDKRSWDDGPTSFFLVHAVLVAVSMVAGVSIGVIGWRSVRGLRKMNA, encoded by the coding sequence GTGAGGCTTGGGCGTGTCGCGTCTTGGTTCCTGGTCGCCTTCGGAGTGTGGTCGGTGATCATCTGGCCGCGCTTCATGGAAGCCATTTGGGACGACAAAAGGTCCTGGGACGACGGACCCACGTCCTTCTTCCTCGTGCACGCGGTCCTCGTTGCGGTGTCCATGGTGGCGGGGGTGTCGATCGGCGTGATCGGGTGGCGCTCGGTGCGGGGGCTGCGCAAGATGAACGCGTGA